A window of Haliscomenobacter hydrossis DSM 1100 contains these coding sequences:
- a CDS encoding ABC transporter permease, which produces MFKNYLTVAIRSLLKHKGYSLINIMGLALGVACCLLILIYVAAENNYDRQWPNAERIWRMSLERIYPDRSTGYAIVPPSYAQSVKHECPEVVEAVRITTNGGTTLFKRGDKVFEEENVLFVDSTFFKVFQIKVLQGDADQCLRTRIVSF; this is translated from the coding sequence ATGTTCAAAAACTACCTGACCGTCGCCATCCGCAGCCTCCTGAAACACAAGGGCTACAGCCTGATCAACATCATGGGACTGGCGCTTGGCGTTGCCTGTTGTTTGTTGATTTTGATCTATGTTGCCGCCGAAAACAACTACGACCGACAATGGCCCAATGCCGAGCGCATCTGGCGCATGTCGCTGGAGCGCATCTACCCGGATCGGAGCACTGGATATGCCATTGTGCCGCCCAGTTATGCCCAGTCGGTGAAGCACGAGTGCCCGGAGGTAGTAGAAGCAGTGCGCATCACCACCAACGGCGGCACCACGCTATTCAAACGGGGAGATAAAGTTTTTGAAGAAGAAAATGTGCTTTTTGTTGATTCAACTTTTTTCAAAGTCTTCCAAATTAAGGTCTTGCAGGGAGATGCCGATCAGTGCCTACGGACGCGAATAGTATCGTTTTGA
- a CDS encoding ABC transporter permease, producing the protein MTESTARRYFGKTKVVGENLQLLGGPIPQQISVAAVCADLPENVHFKFDILVSNKGNQFLTEQNHIGFAANTYFLLQEGADAKALDAKFPAIVEKYAVGEIQRNFGVSWAQYKAAGNGYHYYLTALPDIHLQSHLEGELQPNGDAATVRIFTWIALFILLIAGVNFMNLATARSAERAREVGIRKALGSERRLLTAQFLIEALLVSLASVAIAVVLVFLALPAFNQLAGKQFSLWTYLNWSTVPGLLGFAVLLGLLAGFYPASVLSSFRPIEVLKGKFLAKKSGAWLRNGLVVFQFAASIAMIISTLVVFSQMGFISNKKLGFQKEQIFVLHNAFALQAKTDAFKQELLKIPGVEAVGGTSEMPGGQGWFGTTFKKQEDNESVTGRAAIVDDDYVQTMRLDVLAGRAFSKQFNDSLSVIINERAA; encoded by the coding sequence TTGACCGAGTCGACGGCCAGGCGGTATTTTGGAAAAACGAAGGTAGTGGGTGAAAATTTGCAATTGCTGGGCGGGCCAATACCCCAACAAATCAGCGTGGCCGCCGTGTGTGCCGATTTACCCGAAAATGTCCATTTTAAGTTCGACATCCTGGTTTCCAACAAAGGCAACCAATTTTTAACGGAGCAAAATCACATCGGTTTTGCGGCAAATACTTACTTTTTGCTCCAGGAAGGAGCGGATGCCAAAGCCCTGGACGCCAAATTTCCGGCCATTGTCGAAAAATACGCCGTTGGGGAAATCCAACGCAATTTTGGGGTGAGCTGGGCGCAGTACAAAGCGGCGGGCAATGGCTACCACTACTACCTTACCGCTCTGCCAGATATCCATTTGCAAAGCCACCTGGAGGGCGAACTCCAACCCAATGGCGATGCCGCCACGGTGCGCATTTTTACCTGGATTGCCCTGTTTATCCTGCTCATTGCGGGGGTCAATTTTATGAATCTGGCTACGGCGCGCAGCGCTGAACGGGCCCGGGAAGTAGGCATTCGCAAAGCCTTGGGGAGCGAGCGGCGTTTGTTGACTGCCCAATTTTTGATCGAAGCACTCCTGGTTAGCTTAGCTTCCGTAGCCATTGCAGTGGTGCTGGTATTTTTGGCTTTGCCCGCCTTCAATCAATTGGCAGGCAAACAATTTTCCTTATGGACGTATTTGAACTGGTCGACCGTTCCGGGCTTGCTGGGCTTTGCGGTGTTGTTAGGCTTATTGGCGGGCTTTTACCCAGCCAGTGTATTGTCCAGTTTCCGCCCGATTGAAGTGTTGAAGGGGAAGTTTTTGGCCAAAAAAAGTGGTGCCTGGTTGCGCAATGGGCTGGTAGTGTTTCAGTTTGCTGCGTCCATTGCCATGATCATCAGCACTTTGGTGGTTTTTTCTCAAATGGGTTTTATTTCCAATAAAAAGCTGGGCTTCCAAAAGGAGCAAATTTTTGTACTGCACAATGCCTTTGCCTTGCAGGCGAAAACGGATGCGTTTAAACAAGAATTGCTGAAAATACCGGGAGTAGAAGCGGTGGGCGGCACCAGCGAAATGCCCGGCGGACAAGGCTGGTTTGGCACAACGTTTAAAAAGCAGGAGGACAATGAATCGGTGACTGGCCGCGCCGCCATCGTAGACGATGATTATGTACAGACCATGCGTTTGGATGTCCTGGCAGGTCGGGCTTTTTCCAAACAATTCAACGACTCCCTTTCGGTCATCATCAATGAGCGAGCCGCGTAA
- a CDS encoding PQQ-dependent sugar dehydrogenase, with amino-acid sequence MKTTALFLFALGSIAFTSCGQAPAAKVNDTASTSTATPVETNAPNADYKPAFAGQTRIGGVKTKTPYEVKKLSEGLSSPWGITSLPDGRLIITEKGNGTLRIAKTTGELSQPITGLPAVNSSGQGGLLGITTDPDFAQNRMLYWVFSESVEGGSHTSVAKGKLSADESKIENATVIYRATPAHKGSLHYGGRILFDKSGNLFVSTGERSDMVTRPQAQQLNSGLGKIVRITKDGKAVAGNPFAGQADARPELYSYGHRNVQGLAFHPATGDLFSNEFGPRGGDEINHVRAGKNYGWPTITYGIEYGGKKIGDAIQQKEGMEQPVYYWDPVVSPSGMTFYSGNQIPEWKNNLFVGCLSGMHIARLVIENNKVVGEERLLTGELQRFRDVTQGKDGALYAVTDQGRLYRIGGK; translated from the coding sequence ATGAAAACAACTGCATTATTCCTGTTCGCCTTAGGCAGCATCGCATTTACTTCATGCGGACAGGCTCCTGCCGCAAAAGTAAATGATACAGCGTCCACTTCTACTGCTACTCCGGTTGAGACCAATGCCCCGAATGCGGATTACAAACCCGCCTTTGCTGGTCAAACGAGAATTGGTGGGGTAAAAACCAAAACGCCGTATGAAGTCAAAAAACTCAGCGAAGGATTATCCTCCCCTTGGGGCATCACGAGCCTTCCGGATGGCAGACTGATCATCACTGAAAAAGGAAATGGCACTTTACGCATCGCCAAAACCACTGGCGAACTGAGCCAGCCGATTACGGGTTTACCCGCCGTGAACTCCAGCGGCCAAGGTGGTTTGTTGGGGATTACAACTGACCCTGATTTTGCCCAAAATCGAATGCTGTATTGGGTGTTTTCGGAAAGTGTAGAGGGTGGCAGCCATACTTCGGTAGCCAAAGGCAAACTTTCGGCAGATGAAAGCAAAATCGAAAACGCCACGGTGATCTACCGCGCAACGCCGGCCCACAAGGGAAGTTTGCATTATGGTGGCCGTATTCTTTTTGACAAAAGTGGCAACCTTTTTGTCAGCACTGGCGAGCGTTCCGACATGGTGACCCGCCCGCAGGCCCAGCAACTGAATTCAGGTTTGGGGAAAATCGTGCGCATCACCAAGGATGGCAAAGCAGTAGCCGGTAACCCCTTCGCAGGGCAAGCCGACGCAAGACCTGAGTTGTATTCTTACGGCCACCGCAACGTTCAGGGTTTGGCCTTTCACCCCGCCACTGGCGATCTGTTCTCCAACGAGTTTGGCCCTAGAGGTGGCGATGAGATCAACCATGTTCGGGCAGGCAAAAACTACGGCTGGCCAACCATCACTTACGGTATCGAGTACGGTGGTAAAAAAATCGGCGATGCGATCCAGCAAAAAGAAGGCATGGAACAGCCTGTTTATTATTGGGACCCCGTCGTATCGCCCAGTGGCATGACTTTTTACAGCGGCAATCAGATTCCTGAATGGAAAAACAATCTTTTTGTGGGCTGCTTGAGCGGCATGCACATTGCGCGTTTGGTGATCGAAAACAATAAGGTCGTGGGCGAAGAGCGCCTGTTGACGGGGGAACTTCAACGTTTTCGGGATGTGACGCAGGGGAAGGATGGGGCCTTGTATGCGGTGACAGATCAGGGAAGGTTGTATCGGATTGGGGGGAAGTGA
- a CDS encoding nucleotidyl transferase AbiEii/AbiGii toxin family protein: MALDREYLGFTGELTKGDIRRLRRKSYQFITETFTEELKAKFAELGFKDVMVKYREVDNHDQDPLIIEIYYNKLTETDAYLKPGVLVEVGSRSLKDPFTPRTFGTFVSEIYADNPFSDKPITIPVVNPERTFLEKIFLLHEEFQRDPEKIRVDRLSRHLYDIEKLSQTKHAEIALQNAELYNTIVAHRSKFTPISGIDYAKHTPENVKFIPPDTIIKQWESDYQEMKESMIYGQPLDFNELISRLTALQNKINTINQR, encoded by the coding sequence TTGGCTTTGGACAGAGAGTATTTGGGATTTACAGGCGAATTAACCAAAGGCGACATTCGCAGGTTGAGAAGAAAATCGTATCAATTCATCACCGAAACATTTACCGAAGAACTGAAAGCAAAGTTTGCTGAATTGGGGTTTAAAGACGTAATGGTAAAATACCGTGAAGTAGATAATCACGACCAAGACCCCTTGATCATTGAGATTTACTACAACAAGTTGACGGAAACAGATGCTTATCTGAAACCTGGTGTTTTGGTGGAAGTAGGTAGCCGTTCGTTGAAAGATCCTTTTACACCAAGAACTTTCGGCACATTCGTTTCCGAAATTTATGCAGACAATCCTTTTTCGGACAAACCAATAACTATTCCCGTAGTAAATCCTGAACGGACATTTTTAGAGAAAATATTCTTGCTACACGAAGAATTTCAGAGAGACCCCGAAAAGATAAGGGTAGATCGACTTAGCCGACACCTGTACGATATTGAAAAACTAAGCCAAACGAAACATGCAGAAATAGCATTGCAAAATGCTGAACTGTACAATACCATAGTGGCACATCGCAGTAAGTTCACACCCATTTCAGGAATTGACTATGCAAAGCATACTCCTGAAAACGTTAAGTTCATTCCACCAGATACGATTATAAAACAATGGGAGTCAGACTATCAGGAAATGAAAGAGAGTATGATTTACGGACAACCTTTAGACTTTAATGAACTTATAAGCCGACTTACTGCATTACAAAATAAGATAAACACCATAAACCAACGCTAA
- a CDS encoding nucleotidyl transferase AbiEii/AbiGii toxin family protein, with the protein MNKFIHLKEWFQLPDETKIRLYGETSRQIGLPSSSAAEKDWWVVQTLATIFSMECASALIFKGGTSLSKGWNLIQRF; encoded by the coding sequence ATGAATAAATTTATCCATTTAAAAGAATGGTTTCAGCTGCCTGACGAAACCAAAATCAGGTTGTATGGCGAAACGAGCAGGCAAATTGGTTTACCTTCTTCGTCCGCCGCAGAAAAAGATTGGTGGGTAGTCCAAACCTTAGCTACAATTTTTTCAATGGAGTGCGCATCGGCATTGATTTTCAAAGGTGGAACTTCGTTGAGTAAAGGTTGGAATTTGATACAACGCTTTTAG
- a CDS encoding beta-glucosidase, whose protein sequence is MKTPTTRRLCSVKAHRAIFFLSLLTILIANVCQAQSFKGFPMWDTNLSFEVRVKDLVSRLTLEEKVGQMLNAAPAIPRLGIPAYDWWNEVLHGVARTPFHVTVYPQAIGMAAGWDSTSLAMMAHYSALEGRAVFNKATALGRNNERYLGLTYWTPNINIFRDPRWGRGQETYGEDPFLTSMLGRAFVRGLQGDDPKYLKAAACAKHFAVHSGPEPSRHSDNFSPSNYDLWDTYLPAFKELVTKAKVEGVMCAYNAFHGQPCCGSDVLMNDILRKQWQFKGYVTSDCWAIDDFFKFHKTHPDATSASVDAVLHGTDVECGTDVYKSLLDGVKKGMIAEAQLDISLIRLFTTRYRLGMFDPVSMVKYAQTPESILETAEHKAHSLKMAQQSIVLLKNEGNTLPLSKNIKKIAVLGPNADNRIVVLGNYNGQPSEIITALQGIKNKLGQEVELIYEKAINFTNDTLLAYANVTNQYSWEGKPGFKAEYYNNVALQGEPEMVRMEKSVDHLWQEGEAVVGRIRANNFSARYSAHYKADEDGYITFEIEADDGYRFFVNDKEVLNAWQRNRWGARTYKLDTKKGASYKIVVEYWQGEGKANVHLRAGLLEKSNLSAIVNRVKDADAIVYVGGISPQLEGEEMRVDFPGFNGGDRTSILLPAVQTELLKMLKGTGKPLVFVVMTGSAIALPYEDQNIPAIVNAWYGGQSAGTAIADVLFGDYNPAGRLPVTFYKADSDLPDFKSYDMNNRTYRYFKGDALYPFGHGLSYTSFQYSKLKTPGKIKSGASFKVSATLTNTGKKDGDEVVQLYLAYPEVAGKAPIRALKGFNRIRLKAGESKTVSFTLSPEQCQLVNEEGALYQPKGKMEISLGGAQPQQKQKTTSNVLTKTLRVR, encoded by the coding sequence ATGAAAACACCGACCACAAGGCGTCTTTGCAGTGTAAAGGCTCATCGCGCTATTTTTTTCCTTTCACTGCTTACCATTCTCATCGCCAATGTTTGCCAGGCTCAGTCCTTCAAGGGCTTTCCCATGTGGGACACTAATTTATCCTTCGAGGTACGGGTTAAAGACCTCGTGAGTCGATTAACCCTGGAAGAAAAAGTTGGGCAAATGCTCAACGCGGCCCCAGCCATTCCTCGTTTGGGTATTCCTGCCTATGACTGGTGGAATGAAGTATTACACGGCGTTGCCCGCACTCCCTTCCACGTAACGGTATATCCTCAAGCCATCGGCATGGCGGCTGGCTGGGACAGTACTTCGCTGGCCATGATGGCGCATTACTCCGCCCTCGAAGGTCGTGCTGTATTCAACAAAGCGACTGCCCTGGGCCGCAACAATGAACGTTATTTGGGCTTGACCTACTGGACACCCAATATCAATATATTCCGTGATCCACGCTGGGGCCGCGGGCAGGAAACTTATGGCGAGGATCCTTTTTTGACTTCCATGTTGGGGCGGGCATTTGTGCGCGGATTACAAGGCGACGATCCCAAGTATTTGAAAGCAGCGGCCTGTGCCAAACATTTTGCTGTCCACAGCGGCCCTGAACCATCACGCCATTCCGATAACTTCAGCCCTTCAAATTATGACCTTTGGGATACCTACTTGCCGGCTTTTAAAGAACTCGTCACCAAAGCCAAGGTTGAAGGAGTCATGTGTGCTTACAACGCTTTTCATGGGCAACCCTGCTGTGGCAGCGATGTGTTGATGAACGATATCCTGCGCAAACAATGGCAGTTCAAAGGCTACGTGACCAGTGATTGCTGGGCGATTGACGATTTTTTTAAATTCCACAAAACCCACCCTGATGCCACCAGTGCATCGGTAGATGCAGTGTTGCACGGCACCGATGTAGAATGTGGTACAGACGTGTATAAATCATTGTTGGACGGTGTGAAAAAAGGGATGATCGCGGAAGCGCAATTGGACATATCCCTCATCCGATTGTTTACCACCCGGTATCGCTTGGGGATGTTTGATCCTGTTTCCATGGTTAAATATGCTCAAACGCCAGAATCTATCCTTGAAACTGCTGAACACAAAGCCCATTCCTTAAAAATGGCGCAACAATCCATCGTCTTGTTAAAAAACGAGGGCAATACCTTGCCCCTCAGCAAAAACATCAAAAAAATTGCGGTGCTAGGCCCGAATGCGGACAATCGCATTGTGGTGCTGGGCAATTACAATGGCCAGCCTTCCGAGATCATCACGGCCTTACAAGGCATCAAAAACAAACTTGGCCAGGAAGTTGAACTGATCTACGAAAAAGCCATCAACTTTACCAACGACACCCTGCTTGCTTATGCCAATGTCACCAACCAATACAGTTGGGAGGGTAAACCTGGATTTAAGGCCGAATATTACAACAACGTTGCTTTGCAAGGCGAACCTGAAATGGTCAGGATGGAAAAAAGTGTAGACCATCTTTGGCAGGAAGGTGAAGCAGTTGTGGGACGTATCCGCGCGAATAATTTTTCCGCGCGATACAGTGCTCACTATAAAGCGGATGAAGACGGATACATCACTTTTGAAATAGAAGCTGACGATGGGTACCGCTTTTTTGTCAACGACAAAGAAGTACTCAATGCCTGGCAACGCAACCGCTGGGGCGCCAGAACCTATAAGCTTGATACCAAAAAAGGCGCTTCTTACAAAATTGTTGTTGAGTACTGGCAAGGGGAAGGCAAAGCAAATGTACACCTGAGAGCCGGGCTTTTGGAAAAATCCAACTTGAGCGCCATCGTGAATCGTGTCAAAGACGCGGATGCGATCGTGTATGTTGGTGGAATTTCGCCACAATTGGAAGGTGAAGAAATGCGGGTAGATTTTCCCGGATTTAATGGGGGAGATCGCACCTCAATTTTATTGCCAGCCGTACAAACCGAATTGTTGAAAATGTTAAAAGGTACCGGTAAACCCCTGGTGTTTGTCGTGATGACGGGCAGTGCCATTGCGCTACCTTACGAAGACCAAAACATCCCGGCGATCGTAAATGCCTGGTATGGGGGGCAAAGTGCAGGAACGGCAATCGCGGATGTACTTTTCGGCGATTACAATCCCGCCGGGCGTTTGCCGGTTACCTTTTACAAGGCGGACAGCGATTTGCCCGATTTCAAGAGTTATGACATGAACAATCGGACTTACCGCTATTTTAAAGGCGATGCCTTGTATCCTTTTGGGCATGGGCTGAGCTATACCAGTTTTCAGTACTCCAAGTTAAAAACGCCGGGCAAGATAAAATCGGGTGCATCCTTTAAGGTAAGTGCAACCCTTACCAATACTGGTAAAAAAGATGGGGATGAAGTAGTGCAGCTGTATCTCGCTTATCCCGAAGTTGCAGGCAAAGCTCCCATCCGTGCCTTAAAAGGTTTTAACCGCATTCGTTTAAAAGCGGGCGAAAGCAAAACCGTTTCCTTCACACTCTCGCCTGAACAATGCCAATTGGTAAATGAAGAAGGCGCATTGTATCAGCCCAAAGGAAAAATGGAAATCAGTTTGGGTGGGGCGCAACCGCAACAAAAGCAAAAAACGACGAGTAATGTGTTGACCAAAACGCTACGGGTACGGTAG
- a CDS encoding DUF6088 family protein has product MQKSIEKQVFNKIKHTRMGTPLFVDSFAAIGNARAVNKGLERLVKSGELHRVATGIYVRPVVDDFIGKVLPSIEEIATAIAKRDKARIVPTGAYAMYKLGLTTQVPLNIVYYTDTSARKIKIGKQTITFKKASSKNLSFIGEISKLAIQALRTIGKNQATAEEIKQIRTILKNENPKHLQHDLHLAPVWIRKLIVLTKTDTPNE; this is encoded by the coding sequence ATGCAAAAAAGTATTGAAAAACAAGTATTTAATAAGATAAAACATACCCGAATGGGTACGCCCTTGTTTGTGGATAGCTTTGCCGCGATTGGCAACGCTAGGGCTGTAAACAAAGGATTGGAACGCTTAGTAAAATCGGGCGAATTGCACCGTGTAGCTACAGGAATTTATGTTCGCCCTGTTGTTGACGACTTTATCGGTAAGGTGTTGCCCAGCATTGAAGAAATTGCCACAGCTATTGCCAAACGGGATAAAGCCCGCATTGTTCCTACCGGAGCTTATGCAATGTACAAATTGGGGTTAACGACCCAAGTTCCTTTGAACATTGTGTATTATACCGACACTTCGGCACGAAAAATAAAAATCGGTAAACAGACCATTACCTTCAAAAAAGCAAGTTCAAAAAACCTTTCTTTCATTGGCGAAATTAGCAAATTGGCAATTCAGGCATTGCGAACAATTGGCAAAAACCAAGCAACAGCTGAAGAAATAAAACAAATAAGAACCATATTGAAAAATGAAAATCCCAAACATCTGCAACACGATTTACATTTGGCCCCTGTATGGATTAGAAAATTGATTGTACTCACAAAAACCGATACGCCCAATGAATAA
- a CDS encoding FtsX-like permease family protein, with protein MLQNYFKLIIRKLAKHRDYALLNILGLSLSIGCSILIFALIQHHTNFDTYHQKAERIMRIVMDVKTDGFFPFPGAPTPMASALREECAFVEKAAMVSGGDEVLISIDNAKGGKDKYKEQGKFAWVEPAYFDILDLPFVQGDLKALEQPNTVLITEKLALKYFGNDNALGKMLRQDNRTDLRVVGIIRDLPHNTDYKHEILASWATLKSDSTLGLGLDSWGGARGGTHCFVLLKEGHALAEMNPVMARFCKDHPHPEMKDLFTYKALPMLGLHFDKDYGFGVDKKFLWALGMIGLFLIFTACFNFVNMATAQALTRGREVGVRKALGSTRGQLFWQFIAETGLIVAASILVGVLMAVMVQPYLNTWLKQDIVFDTRLYLLLGGFTLVLGVLLTFLAGFYPGLMQARFNPIISMKGMGEMPKSGTYSLRRILVTTQFGISQVLIISAAVITGQIHYAQNADWGFRPGAIVNLQIPDQANMKTLQTQLLQIAGVKNVSLCYQAPASRSNNQTGLVYNNRPEPEQWVVNDKPIDARYLETFNLKLAAGRNLQASDTVREFLVNETFVKKLNLASPEEILHKTIKVGEFKAPVVGVVRDFHNWSFEQEISAIAFSTHAPGYYTCAVQLSPGNPAPTLAHIQQTWEKLYPDHYYEQRFMDEELGEFLETETMLLRLIRIFAGIAILIGCLGLYGLAAFMVAQKRKEVGIRKTLGASIAGILWLFGKEYLRLIIIAFVVAAPLAWWAMNAWLQDYVYRISIGLGVFTLSLLSTFAIAALTVGFQSVKAALANPVKSLRSE; from the coding sequence ATGTTACAGAACTATTTCAAACTCATCATCCGCAAACTCGCCAAACACCGCGACTACGCCCTGCTCAACATTCTCGGGCTGAGCCTGAGTATTGGCTGCAGCATCCTCATTTTTGCCCTCATCCAGCACCATACCAATTTTGATACCTACCATCAAAAAGCTGAGCGCATCATGCGCATTGTGATGGATGTCAAAACGGATGGATTTTTTCCTTTTCCGGGCGCACCAACCCCCATGGCCAGTGCGCTGCGGGAGGAATGTGCTTTTGTGGAAAAAGCAGCCATGGTTTCGGGCGGAGATGAAGTGCTCATCAGCATCGACAATGCCAAAGGTGGCAAGGACAAATACAAGGAGCAAGGAAAATTTGCCTGGGTTGAACCCGCCTATTTTGACATCCTTGACCTGCCCTTCGTGCAGGGTGACCTAAAGGCCCTGGAGCAACCCAACACGGTACTGATCACCGAAAAACTGGCACTTAAGTACTTTGGCAACGACAATGCCCTTGGTAAAATGCTCCGCCAGGACAATCGCACCGACCTGCGGGTAGTGGGTATCATCCGGGATTTACCCCACAACACCGACTACAAACATGAAATCCTGGCCTCCTGGGCAACTTTAAAAAGTGACTCTACCCTTGGGCTTGGCTTGGATTCCTGGGGCGGCGCACGCGGCGGCACCCATTGTTTTGTCTTGTTGAAAGAGGGCCACGCTTTGGCAGAGATGAACCCGGTGATGGCGCGTTTTTGCAAAGACCACCCACACCCGGAAATGAAAGACCTGTTTACCTACAAGGCCCTGCCCATGCTCGGGCTACACTTTGACAAAGACTATGGCTTCGGAGTGGATAAAAAATTCCTCTGGGCGTTGGGCATGATTGGACTGTTTTTGATTTTTACCGCTTGTTTCAATTTTGTCAACATGGCCACCGCGCAAGCCCTTACCCGTGGGCGCGAGGTGGGCGTACGCAAAGCGTTGGGCAGCACCAGAGGGCAGTTGTTTTGGCAATTTATCGCCGAGACGGGTCTGATTGTAGCTGCTTCTATCCTGGTCGGCGTATTAATGGCCGTCATGGTCCAACCTTACCTGAATACCTGGCTCAAACAAGACATCGTTTTTGATACCCGTTTGTATTTGTTGTTGGGTGGTTTCACGCTGGTGCTGGGGGTACTGCTCACTTTTTTGGCCGGTTTTTACCCGGGACTCATGCAGGCGAGGTTCAATCCCATCATTTCGATGAAAGGAATGGGGGAAATGCCCAAGAGTGGCACTTACTCCTTGCGGCGCATCCTGGTGACCACCCAATTTGGCATTTCGCAGGTGCTCATCATCAGCGCAGCAGTGATCACGGGCCAAATCCACTACGCCCAAAATGCCGATTGGGGCTTCCGGCCCGGGGCGATCGTGAACCTCCAAATTCCCGATCAAGCCAACATGAAAACCCTACAAACGCAATTGTTGCAGATAGCCGGGGTGAAAAATGTTTCCCTCTGTTACCAGGCACCCGCTTCCAGATCTAACAACCAAACGGGACTCGTCTACAACAATCGGCCAGAACCCGAGCAGTGGGTGGTGAATGACAAACCCATCGATGCCCGTTACCTCGAAACCTTCAACCTGAAATTGGCGGCTGGGCGCAACCTGCAAGCCAGCGATACGGTGCGCGAATTTTTGGTCAATGAAACCTTTGTCAAAAAACTCAATCTGGCCTCACCGGAGGAAATTTTGCACAAAACCATCAAAGTTGGCGAGTTCAAAGCACCCGTGGTGGGCGTGGTGCGCGATTTTCACAACTGGTCATTCGAACAGGAAATTTCGGCGATTGCTTTCAGTACTCATGCTCCCGGTTATTACACTTGCGCGGTACAACTCAGTCCTGGCAATCCTGCGCCAACCTTGGCACACATTCAACAAACCTGGGAAAAATTATACCCGGATCACTACTACGAACAACGCTTCATGGATGAAGAACTGGGCGAATTCCTGGAAACGGAAACCATGCTTCTGCGTTTGATCCGCATTTTTGCGGGGATTGCTATCTTGATTGGTTGTCTGGGCTTGTACGGCTTGGCCGCGTTTATGGTCGCCCAAAAACGCAAGGAGGTAGGCATCCGCAAAACGTTGGGGGCAAGCATTGCTGGCATTTTGTGGCTGTTTGGCAAAGAATACCTGCGCCTGATCATCATCGCTTTTGTGGTGGCGGCACCACTGGCTTGGTGGGCCATGAATGCCTGGTTGCAGGATTATGTGTACCGCATCAGCATCGGACTGGGCGTGTTTACGCTCTCGCTGTTGAGCACGTTTGCAATTGCGGCACTGACGGTGGGTTTTCAAAGTGTAAAGGCGGCGCTGGCGAATCCGGTAAAGTCGCTGCGGAGTGAGTGA
- a CDS encoding ABC transporter permease yields MGKRLIQPGSFFDPNQGDVAFTVIGVVSDFHFQSLHEPIAPLFLQHNRVFQGNNPLLAARVQMAHNQSFIQEAQKHWSTFAPDQPFHYSSLDANLDNLYANEKRTQLIFGIFAFLAVFIACIGLLGLSTYMTYQRTKEIGIRKVLGATVLSITNLLAQDFLKLVLIAIVLATPVSWYLMDRWLADFAYRIELQWWMFVLAGVLAAGIAFLTISFQSVKAALMNPVKSLRSE; encoded by the coding sequence GTGGGCAAACGTTTGATTCAGCCCGGCAGCTTTTTTGACCCCAATCAAGGTGATGTGGCCTTTACGGTGATCGGCGTGGTGAGTGATTTTCATTTCCAAAGTTTGCACGAACCTATCGCGCCTTTGTTTCTCCAACACAACCGGGTGTTTCAGGGAAACAATCCCCTGCTTGCGGCAAGGGTCCAAATGGCCCACAATCAATCCTTCATCCAGGAGGCCCAAAAACACTGGAGCACTTTTGCACCGGATCAACCCTTTCACTACAGTTCACTCGATGCCAACCTGGACAATTTGTACGCCAATGAAAAACGCACTCAACTCATTTTTGGCATTTTTGCTTTCCTGGCGGTGTTTATCGCCTGCATCGGCCTTTTGGGTTTGTCGACTTACATGACTTACCAACGCACCAAAGAAATTGGCATCCGCAAGGTGCTGGGCGCAACGGTGCTGAGCATCACCAATTTGCTGGCGCAGGACTTTTTAAAACTGGTATTGATCGCCATCGTGTTGGCTACGCCGGTATCCTGGTACCTGATGGACCGCTGGTTGGCCGATTTTGCTTACCGCATTGAGTTGCAGTGGTGGATGTTTGTGCTGGCGGGGGTATTGGCGGCGGGGATCGCTTTTTTGACGATCAGCTTTCAGAGTGTGAAGGCGGCGCTGATGAATCCGGTGAAGAGTTTGAGGAGTGAGTGA